One Microbacterium marinum genomic window carries:
- a CDS encoding cytochrome c biogenesis protein CcdA encodes MTGALGLAFVTGMLATVNPCGFAMLPTYLAYFISSGTSDPGGPDTGKGAGPKRPLLAGLWAGVALSGGFALVFVTAGLLMAVGLRSIAFALPWAAALMGAVIVIAGLGMLLGWQLPGTRVNLNRFLRAAGTGSGLKGVFSYGVAYAVAALSCSLALLLAVVAQAVSTGSLLGLLAVFAAYAAGSSVVLILLSLGAAVARDAVARHVRRLLPYINRLGGVALILAGIYLLLYWVPALSGGRAGGLLSPAVTAASAGLSGFITDTWPVITIAAVLAILAVAVVSLRRRSTTRTRSADTNTSLNPELNGRFDGGSAAGHIIADAGTDACCAPAITDPVIDRSQQQGTP; translated from the coding sequence GTGACCGGGGCGTTGGGTCTGGCCTTTGTCACCGGAATGCTCGCGACTGTGAATCCGTGCGGATTCGCGATGCTTCCGACCTATCTGGCGTACTTCATCAGCTCCGGCACCAGCGACCCTGGCGGTCCTGATACTGGTAAAGGTGCCGGGCCCAAGCGGCCCCTGCTGGCGGGGCTTTGGGCAGGCGTTGCGCTGAGCGGCGGATTTGCCCTGGTATTTGTGACCGCCGGTCTGCTCATGGCGGTCGGACTACGGTCCATTGCCTTCGCCCTGCCATGGGCCGCAGCACTCATGGGCGCCGTGATCGTCATTGCCGGTCTCGGCATGCTGTTGGGTTGGCAGCTGCCCGGGACGCGCGTGAATTTGAACCGATTCCTCAGGGCAGCCGGGACCGGCTCGGGACTCAAAGGGGTCTTCAGCTACGGTGTGGCTTACGCGGTAGCTGCGCTTTCGTGCAGTCTGGCCCTGTTGCTCGCTGTCGTGGCGCAAGCTGTGTCCACGGGGAGTCTGCTCGGGCTGCTGGCCGTGTTCGCCGCCTACGCCGCGGGTTCATCGGTCGTGCTGATTCTTCTCTCCTTGGGCGCTGCGGTGGCGCGCGACGCAGTGGCCCGCCATGTGCGCCGGCTGCTGCCCTACATCAACCGCCTCGGCGGGGTGGCATTGATCCTGGCCGGAATCTACCTGCTGCTCTACTGGGTTCCGGCTCTCAGCGGAGGGCGGGCCGGCGGGCTCCTAAGCCCGGCCGTCACCGCGGCCAGCGCAGGATTGTCCGGGTTCATCACGGACACGTGGCCGGTCATCACAATCGCGGCCGTGCTCGCCATCCTCGCCGTGGCCGTTGTGTCCCTGCGCCGCCGCAGCACCACAAGAACCCGAAGCGCCGACACCAATACGAGTCTCAACCCCGAACTTAACGGCCGCTTCGACGGCGGGTCGGCAGCCGGTCACATTATCGCCGATGCCGGTACGGATGCGTGCTGTGCCCCTGCAATCACTGATCCGGTCATCGACCGCAGCCAACAGCAAGGAACCCCATGA
- a CDS encoding TlpA family protein disulfide reductase encodes MTVTRNRRTILSITALMAVAILVVVLALTALNRGAGAGTTTGGASGNGVERIETTSTEGEPVAVPGERPTVLYFMASWCFTCVPQAESMKELEAEYADRAQFVAVDVTPENTKAEVDAFRELAGFPEHPYVVDQTGQLSKKYEIISLDSTVVIAPDSEVLARADAQPMRTEALQTFLEETLP; translated from the coding sequence ATGACAGTCACCAGGAATCGCCGGACCATCCTCAGCATCACGGCGCTGATGGCGGTCGCGATTCTCGTGGTGGTCCTCGCCCTCACGGCGCTGAACCGGGGGGCCGGAGCTGGCACGACTACAGGCGGAGCCAGTGGAAACGGTGTGGAGAGGATTGAGACGACCTCCACGGAGGGCGAACCCGTCGCCGTGCCCGGGGAACGACCCACAGTCCTGTACTTCATGGCGAGCTGGTGCTTCACCTGTGTCCCTCAAGCAGAAAGCATGAAGGAGCTGGAAGCCGAGTACGCCGACCGGGCACAGTTCGTGGCCGTCGACGTGACACCTGAGAACACGAAAGCCGAGGTCGACGCTTTCCGTGAACTGGCAGGATTCCCCGAGCACCCCTATGTCGTCGATCAGACCGGCCAGCTGTCCAAGAAGTACGAGATTATTTCGCTGGACTCGACCGTGGTCATCGCCCCGGACAGTGAAGTCCTTGCCCGTGCTGATGCGCAACCGATGAGGACCGAGGCCCTGCAGACGTTCCTCGAGGAGACTCTGCCCTGA
- the merA gene encoding mercury(II) reductase translates to MSEAVPHFDLAIIGSGGGAFAAAIRATNLDKRVVMIERGAVGGTCVNTGCIPSKALLAAAEARHTAQDAGRFPGLTATAGPVDMEALIAGKRALVENVRSDKYVDLVADYGWELRHGNAVFTGTAADPALEVTAQDGTRETITAAHYLVATGSTPWAAPINGLDTVDYLTSTTAMELDEVPESLLVIGGGYVALEQAQLFARLGSKVTMLVRSRLASGEEPEASRALMSVFADEGIRVIRRSTVSSITQDTDGGIAAQADIAGGRETLRASKVLIATGRRPVTDGLNLAGVSVKTGDKGEVVVEDTLVSSNPRVWAAGDVTGHPEYVYVAASHGTLMVDNAFSDAGRAVDYSHLPRVTFTSPNLAVVGMTDKQARDAGIRCECRVVPLEHVPRALVNRDTRGFIKMVADADTGRIVGITAVAKEAGDLAATGVYILQAGMTVDQVANLWSPYLTMAEGIKIVAQSFRTDVSKLSCCAA, encoded by the coding sequence ATGAGCGAGGCAGTACCGCATTTCGATCTGGCGATCATCGGTTCCGGTGGTGGCGCGTTCGCTGCCGCGATCAGGGCAACGAACCTCGACAAACGGGTCGTCATGATCGAACGCGGGGCCGTGGGCGGGACCTGCGTGAACACCGGATGCATCCCCTCCAAGGCTCTGCTCGCCGCAGCCGAGGCACGCCACACCGCCCAGGACGCCGGCAGGTTCCCCGGCCTCACCGCCACCGCGGGACCCGTGGACATGGAAGCACTCATCGCGGGAAAGCGCGCCTTGGTGGAGAACGTGCGCTCCGATAAGTACGTGGACCTCGTCGCGGACTACGGGTGGGAGCTGCGCCACGGCAATGCTGTATTCACCGGCACCGCCGCGGACCCTGCGCTGGAGGTCACCGCGCAGGACGGGACCAGGGAGACGATCACGGCCGCCCACTATCTGGTCGCGACCGGCTCCACCCCGTGGGCCGCACCGATCAATGGTCTGGACACGGTCGATTACCTGACATCGACCACGGCCATGGAACTCGACGAGGTACCCGAGTCCTTGCTGGTCATCGGCGGCGGGTACGTCGCCCTGGAACAGGCCCAACTCTTCGCCCGCCTCGGCTCGAAGGTCACCATGCTGGTGCGCTCTCGCCTGGCATCGGGTGAGGAACCCGAAGCATCCAGGGCATTGATGAGCGTCTTCGCCGACGAGGGCATCCGGGTCATCCGCCGCTCCACCGTCTCCTCCATCACCCAGGACACGGACGGCGGCATTGCCGCCCAGGCCGACATCGCCGGCGGGCGCGAAACCCTCCGGGCCTCCAAGGTCCTCATCGCCACGGGTCGGCGCCCGGTCACCGACGGGCTAAACCTGGCCGGGGTGAGCGTGAAGACCGGGGACAAGGGGGAAGTCGTCGTCGAGGACACCCTGGTGAGCTCTAACCCACGCGTTTGGGCTGCGGGGGACGTGACCGGGCACCCCGAATACGTGTACGTCGCCGCATCCCACGGCACCCTGATGGTCGACAACGCCTTCAGCGACGCCGGCCGCGCCGTGGACTACAGCCACCTGCCCCGCGTCACGTTCACCAGCCCTAACCTCGCGGTTGTCGGCATGACCGACAAGCAGGCAAGAGACGCCGGGATCAGGTGCGAATGCCGGGTTGTACCGCTGGAACATGTACCCCGCGCCCTGGTGAACCGGGACACCCGCGGATTCATCAAGATGGTCGCGGACGCCGACACCGGCAGGATCGTCGGTATCACTGCTGTCGCGAAGGAAGCCGGTGACCTCGCTGCAACGGGCGTGTACATCCTGCAGGCCGGGATGACCGTCGATCAGGTCGCGAACCTGTGGAGCCCGTACCTGACCATGGCCGAGGGCATCAAGATCGTCGCCCAGTCCTTCAGGACGGATGTCTCTAAACTCTCCTGCTGCGCCGCCTGA
- the merB gene encoding organomercurial lyase MerB translates to MNSISEVTDRLASNETGMEPWLWMPLLKLLALGDPVDVSDLAAATGRAGEEVRTALKAMGDTEYDGSGRIIGQGLTQRPTQHRFEVNGEQLYTWCALDTLIFPTLLGASARIESSHQATGTPVRVAVTAMGVTSVEPATAVVSLVNPEDISSVRSSFCNQVHFFASPEEAAPWLETHPGGTIMPVKEAYELGSSMAEKMLTHTPGPATDQVSNGVQSCAC, encoded by the coding sequence ATGAACAGCATCAGCGAGGTCACTGACCGGCTCGCGTCCAACGAGACGGGGATGGAGCCCTGGCTGTGGATGCCCCTACTGAAACTCCTCGCCCTGGGCGACCCGGTCGACGTGAGCGACCTCGCCGCGGCGACCGGCCGTGCCGGGGAGGAAGTCCGCACTGCCCTCAAGGCGATGGGCGACACGGAGTACGACGGGTCCGGGCGGATCATCGGGCAGGGCCTGACGCAGCGCCCCACGCAGCACCGGTTCGAGGTAAACGGTGAGCAACTCTACACCTGGTGCGCGCTGGACACCCTGATCTTCCCGACCCTGCTGGGCGCATCCGCGCGTATCGAATCCTCACATCAGGCCACAGGCACCCCGGTACGGGTGGCTGTCACAGCGATGGGTGTCACCAGCGTGGAGCCGGCCACCGCCGTGGTGTCCCTGGTGAACCCGGAGGACATCAGCTCCGTCCGCTCATCATTCTGCAACCAGGTCCACTTCTTCGCCTCACCCGAGGAAGCCGCGCCCTGGCTCGAAACCCACCCCGGCGGCACCATCATGCCTGTCAAAGAGGCCTACGAACTCGGATCCTCCATGGCTGAGAAGATGCTCACCCACACACCAGGGCCCGCCACCGACCAGGTAAGCAACGGCGTCCAAAGCTGCGCCTGCTGA
- a CDS encoding dihydrolipoyl dehydrogenase family protein — translation MSEHFDVAVLGLGPGGEVAADRLLKAGKNVVVFERELIGGECAYWACIPSKTVLRPPEARTEVQRAAGVSGAELDWAATAKYRDYMIRNLDDQAQVDGYIKEGAVVIKDEARITGPGRIQAGDREITAEHIIIATGSDAVIPPLDGIDQITAWTNRETYTTSTLPERAVIIGGSAVGVETATFLARFGVAITLIHRGERLLDREGPRVGELAHQYLQEAGIDIRLATSAVQARREGADSIIELQTRDGDPAGEVAADVVIFGTGRTPRTEGLGFEHAGVTLGDHGEIQIDDHCRAGENTWAIGDVTGIMPFTHVAKYQGRIAADAILGRPHPATYDGIPRVVFTDPEIAGAGLTQEQATKQGIRTIATELDLADAIARPWTYEQDPRGHLGLLADADRKILIGAWAVGPMAGEWIHHASLAIRTQLPIDTLLDQVAQFPTYHEAYQVALEQLDLPLTGSRNVQAGARRNWHTTRPPSPS, via the coding sequence ATGAGTGAACATTTCGATGTTGCCGTCCTCGGTCTGGGCCCAGGCGGGGAGGTCGCGGCCGACCGGCTTCTGAAAGCCGGGAAGAACGTCGTGGTCTTCGAGCGGGAACTAATCGGCGGGGAATGCGCCTACTGGGCGTGTATCCCTTCCAAGACCGTCCTGCGGCCGCCGGAAGCGCGCACGGAAGTTCAACGGGCCGCCGGTGTCTCCGGCGCCGAACTGGACTGGGCTGCCACTGCAAAGTACCGGGACTACATGATCCGGAACCTCGATGACCAGGCACAGGTCGACGGGTACATCAAAGAGGGCGCCGTGGTGATCAAGGACGAAGCTCGGATTACCGGACCGGGCCGGATCCAGGCTGGAGACCGCGAGATCACAGCCGAGCACATCATTATCGCCACCGGCTCCGACGCCGTGATCCCACCGTTGGACGGCATCGACCAGATCACGGCCTGGACGAACCGTGAAACCTACACCACCAGCACGCTCCCCGAGCGGGCGGTCATCATCGGCGGCAGCGCCGTCGGCGTGGAAACCGCGACGTTCCTGGCCCGCTTCGGAGTGGCCATCACCCTGATCCACCGCGGCGAGAGGTTACTGGACCGCGAAGGGCCCCGGGTGGGGGAACTTGCCCACCAGTACCTGCAGGAGGCCGGCATCGACATCCGGCTGGCCACCTCCGCCGTCCAGGCGCGGCGCGAGGGAGCCGACAGCATCATCGAGCTTCAGACACGCGACGGCGATCCAGCCGGTGAGGTGGCAGCAGACGTCGTGATCTTCGGTACCGGCCGCACACCACGCACCGAAGGACTCGGCTTCGAACACGCTGGCGTAACCCTCGGCGACCACGGAGAAATCCAGATCGACGACCACTGCCGCGCCGGCGAAAACACGTGGGCCATCGGCGACGTCACCGGCATCATGCCTTTCACCCACGTCGCGAAGTACCAAGGCCGGATCGCCGCCGACGCCATCCTCGGCCGACCCCACCCGGCCACCTACGACGGCATACCGCGTGTCGTATTCACCGACCCCGAAATCGCCGGCGCCGGACTAACCCAGGAACAGGCAACGAAGCAGGGCATCCGCACCATCGCCACGGAACTGGACCTCGCCGACGCCATCGCCCGACCCTGGACCTACGAGCAGGACCCCCGCGGGCACCTCGGCCTACTCGCCGACGCCGACCGGAAGATCCTCATCGGAGCCTGGGCCGTCGGCCCCATGGCCGGAGAGTGGATCCACCACGCCTCCCTCGCCATCCGCACGCAACTGCCGATCGACACGCTCCTGGACCAGGTCGCCCAATTCCCGACCTACCACGAGGCCTACCAGGTCGCCCTCGAACAACTCGACCTCCCCCTAACCGGGTCGAGAAACGTACAGGCGGGAGCACGAAGGAATTGGCACACCACAAGACCCCCATCACCTTCGTGA
- a CDS encoding heavy metal-responsive transcriptional regulator gives MRIGEVAAASGVTTKALRFYEERGLLPQADRATNGYRDYPEDTIVRLEFIRRSQVAGLTLAEILDILQIRDAGTAPCGHVRDQLAEHLTNLDRHIAELTALRETVAGLHGTAAAADPAQCNAEVICSYL, from the coding sequence ATGCGTATCGGTGAAGTAGCGGCGGCCTCCGGCGTGACGACCAAGGCCTTGAGGTTTTACGAGGAGCGAGGGCTCCTGCCGCAGGCCGACCGAGCCACCAACGGCTACCGCGACTATCCAGAGGACACGATCGTCAGGCTTGAATTCATCCGGCGCAGCCAAGTTGCCGGCCTCACTCTGGCCGAAATCCTCGACATCCTCCAAATCCGGGATGCTGGCACGGCGCCGTGCGGCCACGTGCGTGATCAGCTTGCCGAGCACCTGACGAACCTGGACAGGCACATCGCCGAACTCACCGCGCTCAGAGAAACCGTTGCCGGCCTTCACGGAACCGCGGCGGCCGCCGACCCCGCTCAGTGCAATGCCGAAGTCATCTGTAGCTACCTTTGA
- the cofD gene encoding 2-phospho-L-lactate transferase: MTTDDLTVSTRVVLLAGGVGGSTFAGGLRDEVRERGGELTVVCNTGDDLWLSGLRLQPDVDSMLYSLAGVKDLRQGWGRAGDSRRVADELAAWGVGWDWFLLGDLDLGAHIARTSWLREGLTPSQAIARLQTRWDLGATLLPMTDTEVDTHVVLDSGRMHFQEWWTRHRARLEPVRFENPGIAASVPAPGVLEAIAGADAILVAPSNPVVSIGPILAVPGLADGLRAASARVVGVSPIIGDAPVRGMADVCLRVAGVPCTAAGVAGHYGARADGGILDAWLIAEEDAAAAASVAALGIASHVEPLWMSDAVRTRALAVAALRAVGH, from the coding sequence ATGACCACCGACGACCTCACCGTCAGCACCCGCGTCGTCCTGCTCGCCGGCGGCGTCGGCGGCTCCACCTTCGCGGGTGGTCTGCGCGACGAGGTGCGGGAGCGCGGCGGTGAGCTCACCGTCGTCTGCAACACCGGCGACGATCTGTGGCTGAGCGGCCTGCGCTTGCAGCCCGACGTCGACTCGATGCTGTACTCCCTCGCCGGGGTGAAGGACCTCCGTCAGGGGTGGGGTCGCGCGGGGGACTCCCGTCGCGTCGCTGATGAGCTCGCGGCGTGGGGTGTCGGGTGGGATTGGTTCCTCCTGGGCGACCTCGACCTCGGCGCGCACATCGCCCGCACCTCATGGCTCCGCGAGGGGCTGACCCCCAGTCAGGCGATCGCGCGCCTGCAGACCCGATGGGATCTCGGCGCGACGCTGCTTCCGATGACCGATACGGAGGTCGACACCCATGTCGTGCTGGATTCCGGGCGGATGCACTTTCAGGAGTGGTGGACCCGGCACCGCGCTCGGCTCGAACCGGTGCGCTTCGAGAATCCGGGGATCGCGGCATCCGTGCCCGCGCCGGGCGTGCTCGAGGCGATCGCGGGGGCGGACGCGATCCTCGTCGCTCCGTCGAACCCCGTCGTCTCTATCGGTCCGATCCTCGCCGTGCCGGGCCTTGCCGATGGGCTCCGAGCCGCGTCCGCGCGGGTCGTGGGCGTCTCGCCGATCATCGGCGACGCGCCCGTCCGCGGCATGGCCGACGTCTGTCTGCGCGTCGCGGGCGTCCCGTGCACAGCCGCCGGAGTCGCCGGGCACTACGGTGCGCGCGCTGACGGCGGAATCCTCGACGCATGGCTCATCGCGGAGGAGGACGCTGCGGCCGCGGCATCCGTTGCCGCTCTCGGGATCGCGTCGCACGTCGAGCCGTTGTGGATGTCGGATGCCGTCCGCACCCGCGCGCTGGCCGTCGCCGCGCTCCGAGCTGTGGGGCATTGA
- the cofE gene encoding coenzyme F420-0:L-glutamate ligase — MPDSDALTIWPLSGIGEVQAGDDLVGTIVAAARGRLADGDILVVTSKIVSKAEGRYRPAADRDAAIAEETVRVVAENEAGTVRIVESRLGIVAAAAGVDASNTPDGLILLLPVDPDASARALASGIRSRTGAHVGVIVSDTLGRAWREGQTDCAIGAAGVVVMEDLRGGTDASGRPLAVTLPCVADELAAAGDLVKRKTSGMPVAVVRGRADLVGGLDLPGARSIVRPAERDLFSEGTREAYARGRADGSGG; from the coding sequence ATGCCCGACTCCGATGCGCTCACGATCTGGCCCCTGAGCGGCATCGGCGAGGTTCAGGCGGGCGACGACCTGGTCGGCACCATCGTCGCTGCTGCGCGCGGACGCCTCGCCGACGGCGACATCCTCGTCGTCACCAGCAAGATCGTCTCGAAGGCCGAGGGACGTTACCGCCCTGCCGCCGACCGCGACGCAGCGATCGCCGAGGAGACCGTACGTGTCGTCGCCGAGAACGAGGCCGGAACCGTCCGCATCGTCGAGAGCAGGCTCGGCATCGTCGCCGCCGCGGCGGGCGTCGACGCGAGCAACACCCCCGACGGGCTCATCCTGCTGCTGCCCGTCGATCCCGACGCCTCCGCCCGCGCGCTCGCGAGCGGCATCCGATCCCGCACCGGCGCCCACGTCGGCGTCATCGTCTCGGACACGCTCGGGCGCGCATGGCGCGAGGGGCAGACGGACTGCGCGATCGGGGCCGCCGGAGTCGTCGTGATGGAAGACCTCCGCGGCGGAACGGATGCCTCCGGCCGCCCTCTCGCGGTGACCCTGCCGTGCGTCGCCGACGAGCTCGCCGCGGCCGGCGATCTCGTGAAGCGCAAAACCAGCGGGATGCCGGTGGCCGTCGTCCGCGGTCGCGCCGACCTGGTAGGTGGCCTCGATCTGCCGGGGGCACGCTCGATCGTCCGTCCCGCCGAACGCGACCTCTTCAGCGAGGGCACTCGCGAGGCGTACGCCCGTGGACGCGCCGACGGATCCGGGGGATAA
- a CDS encoding sensor histidine kinase encodes MTSDTPPLVRRHRVLVRLGALAQLAAIAPLGITFVTIIATLFSTGIGTLLVLGFGALLLIASLYIAWAASWIEHERVEGLYGYGLPPLRPRTSGQPGFTGFLRTLWVQFTDAAMWRGIGSAAIATVLGWVVVGAVWGTISSIGLALSPLYDRSAGRLPFTGIAVTDGWLVVGGIGGALLSLGILFGVALLDGIITRAVLVPSKEAMLAEQARTAGMQRAGAVRASEVERTRIERDLHDGVQPRLVSVGMTLGMAQQKIDTDPAAARALIDEAHTSTKAAITELRQLARGIHASVLDDRGLDAALSALAARSHVPVALDVRVDGRCSSTTEAAVYFVIAESLTNAAKHARATDVRVVVRSRDEANGRTLWARVEDNGIGGATVLPGGGLDGIMNRIVAAGGTARLDSPVGGPTALEVSVPCAS; translated from the coding sequence ATGACTTCCGACACTCCCCCGCTGGTGCGGCGCCACCGCGTGCTCGTGCGGCTCGGCGCCCTCGCCCAGCTGGCCGCGATCGCACCCCTGGGCATCACCTTCGTGACGATCATCGCCACGCTCTTCTCCACCGGCATCGGCACCCTCCTCGTGCTCGGCTTCGGGGCGCTCCTGCTCATCGCCTCCCTGTACATCGCGTGGGCGGCATCCTGGATCGAACACGAACGGGTCGAAGGTCTCTACGGCTACGGCCTGCCCCCGCTCCGGCCGCGCACCAGCGGCCAGCCCGGCTTCACCGGATTCCTCCGCACCCTGTGGGTGCAGTTCACGGATGCCGCGATGTGGCGGGGCATCGGCAGCGCGGCGATCGCCACGGTCCTCGGCTGGGTCGTGGTCGGCGCGGTGTGGGGCACGATCTCGAGCATCGGCCTCGCGCTCTCGCCCCTCTACGACCGGTCGGCCGGCAGACTCCCCTTCACCGGCATCGCCGTCACCGACGGCTGGCTCGTCGTCGGCGGTATCGGCGGGGCGCTCCTCTCCCTCGGCATCCTGTTCGGCGTCGCCCTCCTCGACGGGATCATCACCCGCGCCGTCCTCGTTCCCTCGAAGGAGGCCATGCTCGCCGAGCAGGCCCGCACCGCGGGCATGCAGCGCGCCGGCGCCGTTCGTGCCAGCGAGGTGGAGCGCACCCGCATCGAGCGCGACCTCCACGACGGGGTGCAGCCGCGACTGGTCTCGGTGGGGATGACACTCGGCATGGCGCAGCAGAAGATCGACACCGATCCGGCGGCCGCTCGGGCGCTGATCGACGAGGCGCACACCTCGACGAAAGCCGCGATCACCGAACTGCGCCAGCTCGCCCGCGGCATCCACGCCTCCGTTCTCGACGACCGCGGTCTCGACGCCGCCCTGTCTGCCCTCGCCGCCCGGTCGCATGTGCCCGTCGCCCTCGACGTCCGCGTCGACGGCCGCTGCAGCAGCACCACCGAAGCGGCCGTCTACTTCGTCATCGCGGAGTCGCTCACCAACGCAGCCAAGCACGCCCGGGCTACCGACGTCCGCGTCGTCGTCCGCAGCCGCGACGAGGCGAACGGCCGAACCCTCTGGGCCCGTGTCGAGGACAACGGCATCGGCGGGGCCACCGTCCTGCCCGGCGGCGGACTCGACGGCATCATGAACCGCATCGTCGCCGCCGGCGGCACCGCCCGCCTCGACAGCCCCGTCGGAGGCCCGACCGCCCTGGAGGTGAGCGTCCCGTGCGCATCCTGA
- a CDS encoding LuxR C-terminal-related transcriptional regulator, whose translation MRILICEDSTLLREGLVRVLEDAGHTVVAALPDARNLVERVSTTVPELCILDVRLPPTFTDEGIRAALDLRTQHPALPVLVLSQYVEERYASDLITGQNAALGYLLKDRVADVRDFLESVDRIAAGATVLDPEVVAQLLTRRSRDDRMARLTDRERSVLALIAEGKSNHAIAATLFVSEASVEKHITSLFQKLGLEQDDHGNRRVLAALVHLEHGGLPSADTGRTDIPTPPNGAVR comes from the coding sequence GTGCGCATCCTGATCTGCGAAGACTCCACCCTGCTGCGCGAAGGCCTGGTGCGCGTGCTCGAAGACGCCGGCCACACCGTGGTCGCCGCCCTGCCCGACGCGCGGAACCTCGTCGAACGAGTCTCGACGACCGTTCCCGAGCTCTGCATCCTCGACGTCCGGCTCCCTCCCACGTTCACCGACGAGGGCATCCGGGCCGCGCTCGACCTGCGCACCCAGCATCCCGCCCTCCCGGTGCTCGTCCTGAGCCAGTATGTGGAGGAGCGCTACGCCAGCGATCTCATCACCGGGCAGAACGCCGCCCTCGGCTACCTGCTGAAGGACCGAGTCGCCGACGTGCGGGACTTCCTCGAGTCCGTCGACCGGATCGCCGCCGGCGCCACCGTCCTCGACCCCGAGGTCGTTGCGCAGCTGCTGACACGGCGATCGCGAGACGACCGGATGGCGCGCCTCACCGACCGGGAGCGATCCGTCCTCGCGCTCATCGCCGAGGGCAAGAGCAACCACGCCATCGCCGCGACCCTCTTCGTCTCGGAGGCGAGCGTCGAGAAGCACATCACGTCCCTCTTCCAGAAGCTCGGCCTCGAGCAGGACGATCACGGCAACCGCCGCGTGCTCGCCGCGCTCGTCCACCTCGAACACGGCGGCCTCCCCTCCGCGGACACCGGCCGCACCGACATCCCCACTCCCCCGAACGGAGCAGTCCGATGA